The following are from one region of the Gemmatimonadota bacterium genome:
- a CDS encoding isochorismate synthase, with the protein MKQTPGARRLATVTIPAPDLRPDHFLRHASGEARGFWARGDRWVAHRGVAAELRPDARTGTDRYGLVAALAHEVALDPLLPPGAPRAPRIRFYGGFSFRADHSQEGVWQAFPAWLFHVPVFELEGDGSGDAWLRVRSFVSYDESDDVFVRLRHRAEALRAELTTLMDTRAPVPSSVPGRRTMTDRGDWERSVEEALEAIRERRVSKVVLARTVDVDLDEPIDAVDVVSHLWDSNRGSHVFMFEPEPKSALVGAAPETVATLRDGVFHATAVAGSIRRGSTPREQAELATQLLASEKDRVEQRISLDDMIARLETVGHQIRADPQPHVLTLARIQHLETEIRASVPATVGVLDLLRLLHPTPAVCGLPRDAAMALLADEEPFDRGWYSGPVGWFDAEGNGIFAPALRSGVSAGHGWRLFAGAGIVEGSVPTLEWDETAIKFEPMLGALESSGAELGRDRGIESAVEVPGTGHE; encoded by the coding sequence GTGAAGCAAACGCCGGGCGCCCGTCGCCTCGCCACCGTGACGATTCCCGCGCCGGATCTGCGTCCTGACCACTTTCTCCGGCACGCGTCTGGAGAGGCCCGCGGGTTTTGGGCGCGCGGCGATAGGTGGGTGGCGCATCGGGGAGTGGCTGCCGAGCTCAGACCCGACGCCCGGACAGGTACGGACCGCTACGGACTGGTCGCCGCGTTGGCGCACGAGGTCGCGTTGGACCCGCTTCTCCCGCCCGGGGCGCCAAGAGCACCTCGGATCCGCTTCTACGGGGGTTTTTCGTTTCGGGCAGACCACTCCCAGGAGGGGGTCTGGCAGGCGTTTCCAGCTTGGCTGTTCCACGTCCCGGTCTTCGAGCTCGAGGGCGACGGATCGGGTGATGCCTGGCTGCGCGTTCGTTCGTTCGTCTCGTACGACGAATCGGACGATGTCTTTGTGCGGCTCCGTCACCGCGCGGAGGCGCTCCGCGCTGAGCTGACCACGCTCATGGACACGCGGGCGCCCGTGCCGAGCTCGGTGCCCGGCCGGCGCACCATGACCGACCGCGGCGATTGGGAGCGCTCGGTCGAAGAAGCGCTCGAGGCGATCCGCGAGCGGCGTGTCTCGAAGGTCGTACTCGCGCGTACTGTGGACGTCGATCTCGACGAACCGATCGATGCGGTCGACGTCGTGTCGCATCTGTGGGACTCCAACCGCGGAAGCCACGTCTTCATGTTCGAGCCGGAGCCGAAGTCGGCGCTGGTGGGTGCAGCCCCGGAGACTGTCGCGACGCTACGGGACGGGGTCTTCCATGCGACCGCCGTTGCCGGCTCGATCCGACGCGGTTCGACCCCACGCGAGCAGGCGGAACTGGCGACCCAACTCCTGGCGAGCGAAAAGGACCGGGTTGAACAGCGCATCTCGCTGGATGACATGATCGCGCGGCTCGAGACGGTTGGCCATCAGATCCGCGCGGACCCACAGCCCCACGTGCTGACGTTGGCCCGCATCCAGCATCTCGAGACCGAGATACGCGCGAGCGTGCCAGCGACTGTCGGGGTCCTGGACCTGCTTCGGCTTCTGCACCCCACACCTGCGGTGTGTGGCCTACCCCGTGATGCCGCGATGGCTCTTCTGGCGGACGAGGAACCGTTCGACCGTGGGTGGTATTCGGGACCCGTCGGTTGGTTCGACGCGGAGGGGAACGGGATCTTCGCCCCGGCGCTCCGGTCGGGTGTCTCGGCAGGGCACGGTTGGCGTCTCTTCGCAGGGGCGGGCATCGTCGAGGGATCGGTTCCCACGCTCGAGTGGGACGAGACCGCCATCAAGTTCGAGCCGATGCTCGGCGCGCTCGAGTCGAGCGGCGCCGAGTTGGGTCGGGACAGAGGCA
- a CDS encoding M56 family metallopeptidase has protein sequence MLEAVGGVAALGTEWLLTYLVHSSVLIAAAWLAVRTGRVRAPVSQDLLWKFTALAGIVTATAAVLPRSAPQEIQVTARFDRIAELARPEMSKLGTEGFDIGRSPVEGMRVLRLYGGANTELFAMRGDVAGPSPECRAALRSGPGAGTGWVDRLRTACGDSPTIAWYHVLMLLWGAGAGLGLLVHWRRRRDLAELRRSLVSASVCADQALAAVVRGTDVRPTLRVSAALDAPCVIGYDTIALPDRCDRELPHDELRAVLAHEVAHVCRSDVIWLAGLRLVAAILWLQPLNRVALKGFVDAAELVCDDWAVTRTRQPLGLARSILRVAEWALSPRTPIEGVVGMAGGDGRTLSGRIRRILSGRDVREPASRIRRVFAGSALLLPLMLLPSVPGPVVRHAVIFVEQVAVIDRVVQAGNGTHEDAILMSRFEREGVNSGS, from the coding sequence ATGCTTGAGGCCGTGGGAGGCGTCGCCGCGCTGGGCACCGAGTGGCTTCTCACCTACCTGGTCCACAGCTCGGTCCTGATCGCGGCCGCCTGGTTGGCGGTGCGCACCGGTCGTGTACGCGCCCCGGTATCTCAGGATCTGCTCTGGAAGTTCACGGCGCTCGCCGGGATCGTGACCGCGACCGCGGCGGTACTGCCGCGGTCTGCCCCTCAAGAGATCCAGGTGACCGCAAGATTCGATCGCATAGCCGAGCTCGCGCGCCCCGAGATGTCGAAGCTCGGCACTGAGGGGTTCGATATCGGGCGATCCCCTGTTGAAGGCATGCGCGTCCTACGGCTGTACGGGGGCGCGAACACAGAGCTGTTCGCGATGAGGGGCGACGTCGCTGGACCGTCGCCCGAGTGCCGAGCAGCGCTTCGCTCAGGTCCGGGCGCGGGAACGGGCTGGGTCGACCGCCTCAGGACCGCCTGCGGAGATAGCCCCACCATCGCCTGGTACCATGTCTTGATGCTTCTTTGGGGCGCCGGCGCCGGCCTTGGACTGCTCGTCCATTGGCGACGACGCCGGGATCTGGCCGAGTTGCGTCGATCGCTAGTGTCGGCTTCGGTCTGCGCGGACCAGGCATTGGCCGCCGTCGTGCGTGGCACAGACGTGCGCCCCACACTTCGCGTCTCCGCGGCGCTGGATGCGCCGTGCGTGATCGGCTATGACACCATCGCACTGCCCGACCGGTGTGACCGAGAGCTTCCGCACGACGAGCTTCGCGCCGTGTTGGCGCATGAAGTGGCTCATGTTTGCCGCTCAGACGTGATCTGGCTTGCCGGACTCCGGCTGGTCGCCGCCATTCTGTGGCTGCAGCCGCTCAACCGAGTGGCGCTCAAGGGCTTCGTGGATGCGGCCGAGCTCGTGTGCGACGACTGGGCGGTGACCCGCACTCGTCAGCCGCTCGGGCTGGCCCGTTCTATCTTGCGTGTCGCGGAGTGGGCGCTGTCCCCGCGGACTCCCATCGAAGGTGTCGTCGGGATGGCGGGTGGCGACGGTCGCACGCTGTCGGGCCGTATCAGGAGGATCCTCTCGGGTCGTGACGTCCGTGAGCCGGCCTCGCGAATCCGTCGCGTCTTTGCTGGCTCGGCGCTACTGCTTCCGCTGATGTTGCTGCCGAGCGTGCCGGGCCCTGTCGTTCGTCACGCGGTGATCTTCGTCGAGCAGGTGGCGGTGATAGACCGGGTGGTCCAAGCAGGGAACGGGACTCACGAGGATGCGATTCTCATGTCGCGATTCGAACGGGAGGGCGTCAACTCAGGGTCGTAG
- a CDS encoding BlaI/MecI/CopY family transcriptional regulator, protein MHDTVDLTGLQLSILDVLWDRGEATTQEVWEHLNRERKLARTTVATLLSRLERKSVLIHRREGRQYVYRATVTQSEVRRSKVRDLTATLFGGDATALLSHLVRADDVEADELERIRELIDAAVSQNGGRDA, encoded by the coding sequence GTGCATGATACCGTAGATCTTACCGGTCTTCAGCTATCGATCCTCGACGTGCTGTGGGACCGCGGGGAGGCGACGACCCAGGAGGTGTGGGAGCACCTCAACCGTGAGCGCAAGCTCGCGAGGACGACCGTTGCGACGTTGCTCTCCCGGCTCGAGCGGAAGTCGGTGTTGATCCACCGAAGGGAAGGGCGCCAGTACGTCTATCGTGCGACGGTTACGCAATCGGAAGTGCGCCGCTCCAAGGTTCGTGATCTCACCGCAACACTGTTCGGAGGCGACGCGACAGCGCTACTGAGTCATCTGGTGCGGGCGGACGACGTGGAGGCGGACGAGCTCGAGCGCATCAGAGAGCTGATCGACGCGGCGGTGAGCCAGAACGGGGGCCGCGATGCTTGA
- a CDS encoding Ig-like domain-containing protein: MPRSLVTPVLPLLIAFGTVPLAAQQDATTVTRLVASAAELTVARGDQVPFTVQALDASGAVVRVELRITGPRNSIEIGDGVVTGIVPGEYTINVSVVMPAGSTARPPSLSVPIVVTWPAVDRVLIEPAATLYAGTTVSHSARAFSVDGSARPDPIFIWTSSDASIATVDAYGGVSAHAEGIVTISASFEGVTSSLIHEVATFPGTDIELLGGPDGSVRTGDVLRFEAVVRDATGAIVEDAPVNWSHAYTATDGMLGIPATGQMRLGAFVADVPGIHTVTAAAGPLSARWSFEARPRDVVQELEVVGHGLEDWYRTTDLWVFEGVDGRDYAITGSKVSGGFAFFYDVTDPAVITKIDSIQVDARTINDVKASPDGRYAVLSREGATNRRDGLVILDMADPRHPTIAALYDDGITGGVHNMFAENDYLYALSNGDKYVIIDVTDIYNPKYVSEYNHPDSRLHDVWVHNGLAYSSEWGTGVVVVDVGDGRWGGSPENPVFVTSYATPSGRTHATFPYFQESTGKTYLFLGDEIMNRRGLAWAGYPQSWGSYQRQYDPETGTGGFPLVTRGYVQIVDFTDPENPEMVARYEVPEFGTHNLWVEDDKLYQSYYEGGMRVVDISGELMGNLYTQGREIAVFKSASPIGYTANATMVWGTQPFKGHVFFSDTNSGLWSVKLLPRQRPIS; this comes from the coding sequence ATGCCGCGCAGCCTCGTCACACCCGTCCTACCTCTCCTGATTGCCTTCGGGACAGTCCCCCTCGCCGCGCAGCAGGACGCGACCACGGTCACCCGGTTGGTAGCGAGCGCCGCGGAACTCACCGTCGCCAGGGGCGATCAAGTGCCATTCACGGTACAGGCGCTGGACGCGAGCGGTGCAGTCGTACGCGTGGAGCTTCGCATCACAGGCCCGCGGAATTCGATCGAAATCGGGGACGGCGTCGTGACCGGGATCGTGCCAGGCGAGTATACCATCAACGTCAGCGTGGTGATGCCGGCGGGCTCGACCGCGCGCCCCCCGTCCCTCAGCGTGCCCATCGTCGTCACGTGGCCCGCCGTGGACCGAGTGCTGATCGAGCCCGCGGCGACGCTCTACGCCGGCACGACCGTTTCCCATTCGGCTCGAGCGTTCAGCGTGGACGGTTCGGCGCGGCCGGACCCGATCTTCATCTGGACTTCGTCCGATGCATCGATCGCCACGGTCGATGCGTACGGGGGCGTGAGCGCACACGCTGAGGGGATCGTCACGATCAGCGCCTCGTTCGAGGGCGTGACCAGCTCCCTCATACACGAGGTGGCCACGTTCCCCGGCACCGACATCGAGCTGCTCGGTGGACCCGACGGTTCAGTGCGAACCGGTGACGTGCTCCGTTTCGAGGCGGTAGTACGTGACGCTACGGGTGCGATCGTCGAGGACGCCCCTGTGAACTGGTCGCACGCGTACACGGCGACGGACGGGATGCTCGGCATCCCAGCCACTGGCCAAATGAGGCTCGGAGCCTTCGTGGCGGACGTCCCGGGCATTCACACCGTGACGGCGGCCGCCGGCCCGCTTTCGGCTCGCTGGTCGTTCGAAGCTAGGCCACGGGATGTCGTGCAGGAGCTCGAGGTCGTCGGTCACGGACTCGAGGACTGGTACCGAACGACGGACCTATGGGTCTTCGAAGGAGTGGACGGACGCGACTACGCGATCACGGGGTCGAAGGTCTCAGGCGGCTTCGCGTTTTTCTACGACGTCACCGACCCGGCTGTGATCACCAAGATCGACTCGATCCAGGTCGACGCTCGCACCATCAACGACGTCAAGGCGTCACCCGACGGTCGCTACGCGGTGCTCTCCCGCGAAGGCGCGACGAACCGGCGCGACGGGCTCGTCATCCTCGACATGGCCGACCCGAGGCACCCGACCATCGCGGCACTGTACGATGACGGCATCACGGGCGGCGTGCACAACATGTTCGCGGAGAACGACTACCTGTACGCGCTCTCGAACGGAGACAAGTACGTCATCATCGATGTCACCGACATCTACAACCCGAAGTACGTCTCGGAGTACAACCATCCGGACAGCCGTCTGCACGACGTGTGGGTCCACAACGGCCTGGCGTATTCCTCGGAGTGGGGTACCGGCGTGGTGGTGGTCGATGTCGGGGACGGCCGCTGGGGCGGCTCACCTGAGAATCCCGTCTTCGTGACGTCGTACGCCACGCCCTCCGGACGCACTCACGCCACGTTTCCCTACTTCCAGGAGTCGACAGGAAAGACATACCTATTCCTCGGTGACGAGATCATGAACCGCCGGGGGTTGGCTTGGGCCGGCTACCCGCAATCGTGGGGTTCCTACCAGCGACAGTACGACCCCGAGACGGGCACGGGCGGATTCCCGCTCGTAACACGTGGCTATGTCCAGATTGTGGACTTCACCGATCCCGAAAACCCGGAGATGGTGGCTCGCTACGAGGTACCCGAGTTCGGCACGCACAACCTGTGGGTCGAGGACGACAAGCTGTACCAGTCGTATTACGAAGGCGGCATGCGCGTCGTCGACATCAGCGGCGAGTTGATGGGCAACCTCTATACCCAGGGCCGAGAAATCGCGGTCTTCAAGTCGGCGTCTCCGATAGGCTACACAGCGAACGCCACCATGGTGTGGGGCACGCAACCGTTCAAAGGCCACGTCTTCTTCAGCGACACCAACTCGGGTCTCTGGAGCGTGAAGCTGTTACCCAGACAGCGACCCATCTCGTAG
- a CDS encoding helix-turn-helix transcriptional regulator, with protein MTREDFDVQGFARDINELLILSTLRAGAKHGYQIALDVEAESNGLFRFRHGTLYPILHRLEEEGLIKGSWTKEGGRRRKVYKLTGTGERHLSGETDRVQEIVSRLMVVLRRPGEAPA; from the coding sequence GTGACCAGGGAAGACTTCGACGTCCAGGGATTCGCCCGGGACATCAACGAGCTGCTGATCCTGTCGACGCTCCGAGCCGGCGCGAAGCACGGCTATCAGATCGCGTTGGACGTCGAGGCCGAGAGCAACGGTCTTTTTCGATTCCGACACGGTACGCTGTACCCGATCCTGCATCGCCTCGAGGAAGAGGGTCTCATCAAGGGCTCCTGGACGAAGGAAGGCGGTCGGCGCCGCAAGGTGTACAAGCTCACCGGGACCGGGGAGCGGCATCTCAGCGGTGAAACGGACCGTGTGCAGGAGATCGTGTCGCGACTCATGGTCGTGCTGCGTCGCCCCGGGGAGGCACCAGCATGA
- a CDS encoding MotA/TolQ/ExbB proton channel family protein, with translation MYELWVSMGFMGYPLAFTCFVIFALTSYSSVRLFRPSAWADLKSKVFIDAILFGGGFAAIIGVLGTLIGVVVAAQSIEVAGGVSTTLAWGGIKLALLTSVFGVLILAGSSLVWFALQLRWRLLEASAAPEELAA, from the coding sequence ATGTATGAGCTGTGGGTAAGCATGGGCTTCATGGGGTATCCGCTCGCATTCACTTGCTTCGTGATTTTTGCACTCACGTCCTACTCCAGCGTGCGGCTGTTCAGGCCGAGCGCGTGGGCGGATCTGAAGAGCAAGGTGTTCATCGACGCCATCCTCTTTGGCGGTGGCTTCGCCGCGATCATCGGCGTGCTAGGGACGCTGATCGGAGTCGTGGTCGCCGCTCAATCGATCGAAGTGGCGGGTGGCGTCTCGACGACGCTCGCCTGGGGCGGTATCAAGCTCGCGCTGCTGACCTCCGTGTTCGGGGTCCTGATTCTCGCCGGCTCGTCACTGGTGTGGTTCGCCTTGCAGCTCAGGTGGCGTTTGCTCGAGGCGTCGGCGGCACCGGAGGAGCTCGCAGCATGA
- a CDS encoding SRPBCC domain-containing protein, translating into MSVGTSNELRMTRTIKADRIVYTWDWEDPETAMGETVVTVDFLAKGDSTEVVLVHSGFPAVEAKESHEQGWGACIMRFEGLFD; encoded by the coding sequence ATGAGCGTAGGAACATCGAACGAGTTACGAATGACCCGCACCATCAAGGCGGACCGGATCGTCTACACGTGGGACTGGGAAGACCCCGAGACCGCGATGGGCGAGACGGTCGTCACGGTCGACTTCCTGGCCAAGGGCGATTCGACCGAAGTCGTGCTGGTGCACAGCGGCTTCCCGGCTGTCGAAGCGAAGGAGTCCCACGAGCAGGGTTGGGGTGCGTGCATCATGCGCTTCGAGGGGCTCTTCGACTAG
- a CDS encoding arsenate reductase codes for MDVQIFGVNNNADVRKAQRFFKERRAGVHFMDFKQRLPSKGELRRFFQKFGEEQLIDRDAKRFKALGLQTAYYGDDRWLEIACEEPLILRMPLVRRGNDLTVGSAEATWKEWVAK; via the coding sequence ATGGACGTCCAGATCTTCGGCGTGAACAACAACGCCGACGTGCGCAAGGCACAGCGCTTCTTCAAAGAGCGCCGAGCAGGAGTCCACTTCATGGACTTCAAGCAGCGCTTGCCATCCAAGGGAGAGCTCCGCCGTTTCTTCCAGAAGTTCGGCGAGGAACAGCTCATCGATCGAGACGCGAAACGCTTCAAGGCGTTGGGGCTGCAAACGGCCTACTACGGTGACGATCGCTGGCTCGAGATCGCCTGCGAAGAGCCGCTGATCCTGCGAATGCCGCTCGTGCGCAGGGGGAATGACCTGACCGTAGGGTCCGCTGAGGCGACATGGAAGGAGTGGGTGGCGAAGTAG
- a CDS encoding DUF72 domain-containing protein: MKVVDILGAMDLQLGLFPDEAPRLASAPVAAVDHSQRQSEIANKLPVELRLGTSSWSFPGWEGIVYDRRVSQQTLASHGLAAYAQHPLLRTVGVDRTFYRPITSDAFRAYADAVPEDFRFLVKADRLLTSPTDPEGYGVRGPNPRFLDPQYAANEVIGPMMEGLGNKAGPLLFQFPPIPPNLVGGRGPFMERLHGFLDALPKGPLYAVELRTAAFLTDSYSTALLATGAAHCYSVHPAMASLERQLDSVQAYRQPALLVRWMLRSGLRYEVAKERYEPFDAIVDEDAETRERIAIAALDALIAEKEVFVIANNKAEGSAPLSIFRLAERIAEWDTRSEGGA; this comes from the coding sequence ATGAAAGTCGTAGATATATTGGGGGCCATGGATCTACAGCTCGGCCTCTTCCCCGACGAAGCGCCGCGGTTAGCGTCGGCGCCGGTCGCCGCCGTCGATCACTCCCAGCGACAGTCCGAGATCGCGAACAAGCTGCCAGTCGAGTTGCGATTAGGCACGTCGTCTTGGAGCTTTCCGGGCTGGGAGGGAATCGTCTATGACCGGCGGGTGTCCCAGCAGACGCTTGCCAGTCACGGGCTTGCGGCATACGCGCAGCACCCGCTCCTACGCACCGTCGGTGTCGATCGAACCTTCTACCGCCCGATCACTTCCGACGCGTTCCGCGCCTACGCGGACGCGGTACCGGAGGACTTCAGGTTCCTCGTGAAAGCGGATCGGTTGCTCACCTCGCCCACCGACCCGGAAGGATATGGCGTTCGAGGGCCCAACCCTCGTTTCCTGGACCCGCAGTACGCGGCGAACGAGGTGATCGGGCCGATGATGGAGGGGCTCGGGAACAAAGCGGGTCCCCTGCTCTTTCAGTTCCCACCGATCCCTCCCAACCTCGTCGGTGGACGCGGCCCCTTCATGGAACGGCTGCACGGGTTTCTCGACGCCCTGCCGAAGGGTCCGCTATACGCGGTCGAGCTGCGCACCGCGGCGTTCCTGACCGATTCGTATTCGACGGCGCTTCTGGCCACTGGTGCGGCGCACTGTTATTCGGTGCACCCCGCGATGGCTTCGCTCGAGCGGCAACTGGACTCGGTGCAGGCGTATCGACAACCGGCCCTCCTCGTGCGCTGGATGTTGCGCTCGGGCCTGCGCTACGAGGTCGCCAAGGAACGCTACGAACCCTTCGACGCCATCGTCGATGAGGACGCGGAGACACGAGAGCGTATCGCGATCGCCGCGTTGGACGCGCTCATCGCCGAGAAAGAGGTGTTCGTGATCGCCAACAACAAGGCGGAGGGCTCGGCGCCCCTCTCCATCTTCCGACTCGCGGAGCGCATCGCCGAGTGGGATACCCGCTCCGAGGGCGGCGCCTAG
- a CDS encoding PD40 domain-containing protein — MRRSSYVAGPRWIGPLATCVGLVVSGCGGESEIQPAQTEPEGPEVDFIQEAVWSPSGDRLLAAWHQGGRYRLYGVLGPDTTGSALEPGSGLRVSDGPDLWPTWSRDGLWVAFSSSRDGQSEIYRMRPDGMQVERLTDDPAEDAHPAFSPDGRSLAFISDRTDGAPRLHIMDADGSNVRVVGSGPGTGHHAPAWSPDGTRLAVQVTMEDGEYVYLATPAGGWGRVKAGTFPAWAPNGDDIYLTRNDSLLVTRASTGSIRLVLADGFAPRPSPDGRWLAFVRGEWPISALYVLDLETGVERRLTR; from the coding sequence ATGCGTCGTTCGTCGTACGTAGCTGGTCCTCGCTGGATCGGGCCCCTGGCGACGTGTGTGGGCCTCGTGGTGTCGGGCTGCGGAGGTGAGTCGGAGATACAGCCCGCTCAGACGGAGCCCGAGGGGCCCGAGGTCGACTTCATCCAGGAGGCGGTTTGGTCGCCGAGCGGGGACCGGCTTCTAGCGGCGTGGCACCAGGGAGGCCGGTACCGGCTGTACGGTGTGCTCGGTCCGGATACGACGGGCTCGGCGCTCGAGCCAGGCTCGGGCTTGCGTGTATCTGACGGACCCGACCTCTGGCCTACATGGTCGAGGGATGGGCTTTGGGTTGCGTTCAGCTCCTCGCGCGACGGCCAGTCGGAGATTTACCGAATGCGGCCCGACGGCATGCAGGTCGAGCGGCTCACCGACGACCCGGCCGAAGATGCGCATCCCGCGTTTTCTCCCGACGGTCGGAGCCTCGCTTTCATCTCGGACCGGACTGACGGCGCCCCCCGGCTTCATATCATGGACGCGGACGGTTCGAACGTGCGGGTGGTCGGAAGCGGTCCCGGTACCGGGCATCATGCGCCGGCGTGGTCTCCAGACGGGACGCGTCTGGCGGTTCAGGTCACCATGGAGGACGGCGAGTACGTGTATTTGGCGACCCCCGCCGGGGGGTGGGGGCGCGTCAAGGCGGGCACGTTCCCCGCGTGGGCGCCGAACGGCGACGACATCTACCTCACCCGAAACGACTCCCTGCTGGTCACGCGTGCGAGCACGGGGTCAATACGTCTGGTGCTTGCGGACGGCTTCGCTCCCAGGCCGTCTCCGGATGGTCGTTGGCTGGCCTTCGTCCGGGGCGAATGGCCCATTTCCGCGCTGTACGTGCTAGATCTCGAGACCGGTGTCGAGCGGCGGCTGACGCGCTAG
- a CDS encoding membrane dipeptidase: MDRRRFLRSSAVAVLSGATAPDVLAAAKRPGAGDRVSTTSRRDPRALIMDAMGELRPVYEPPLVREMLASGIDSITVTLCDPKFLGAEALDVAVDGLMEYDRYLRENPELFVKALSVKDIDEARRSGRMAVFYLYQNSEQFGDDLDRVEMFYRLGLTSCQVTYNTRNRAGVGCQEDGDDGGLTDFGRELIDRMNALGMLVDLSHANMRTMADVVDYSRVPVIVSHTACAAVHTHVRNTTDENMRSLADRGGVVGICQLRPFLTTKKEDNLHAYFDHIRHAVQVAGIEHVCIGSDRDHRVIELTEEYLAELRSEEGNIDVNEMPWFIHDLNGPRRMEVIWDGLVSRGYSEDQVERIMGQNLYRLYAEVIR, from the coding sequence ATGGACCGAAGGCGATTCCTGAGGTCGAGCGCTGTCGCCGTGCTCTCGGGAGCAACGGCGCCGGACGTGCTCGCGGCTGCGAAGCGCCCTGGAGCGGGAGACCGCGTGAGCACAACCTCTCGCCGCGATCCTCGAGCGCTCATCATGGACGCGATGGGCGAGCTGCGTCCGGTCTACGAGCCGCCGCTCGTACGTGAGATGCTCGCGAGCGGCATTGATTCTATCACGGTCACGCTCTGCGACCCGAAGTTCCTCGGCGCGGAGGCGCTGGATGTCGCTGTCGATGGGCTCATGGAGTACGACCGCTACCTCCGGGAGAATCCCGAGCTGTTCGTGAAGGCGTTGTCTGTGAAGGACATCGACGAAGCGCGCCGGTCGGGCCGCATGGCGGTCTTCTACTTGTATCAGAACTCCGAACAGTTCGGGGACGATCTGGACCGCGTCGAGATGTTCTATCGTCTGGGCCTCACGAGCTGTCAGGTCACGTACAATACCCGCAACCGGGCGGGGGTCGGGTGCCAGGAGGACGGGGACGACGGCGGCCTGACCGACTTCGGCAGGGAGTTGATCGACCGCATGAACGCGCTCGGTATGCTCGTCGACCTTTCCCACGCCAACATGCGGACGATGGCGGACGTGGTCGACTACTCTCGCGTTCCCGTCATCGTCTCGCATACCGCATGCGCCGCGGTACATACCCACGTGCGCAATACCACCGACGAGAACATGCGCTCGCTCGCGGACCGTGGCGGCGTGGTGGGCATCTGTCAGCTACGCCCGTTCCTGACGACGAAAAAGGAGGACAACCTGCATGCGTACTTCGACCATATCCGGCACGCGGTTCAGGTAGCCGGCATCGAACATGTGTGCATCGGCAGCGACCGCGATCATCGGGTCATCGAGCTGACCGAAGAGTACCTCGCGGAACTGCGCTCGGAGGAGGGCAACATCGATGTCAACGAGATGCCCTGGTTCATCCACGACTTGAACGGACCACGCCGCATGGAGGTGATCTGGGACGGACTCGTGAGTCGAGGGTATTCCGAGGATCAGGTCGAGAGGATCATGGGCCAGAATTTGTATCGCCTCTACGCAGAGGTGATCCGATAG